The Streptococcus oralis genome segment TCAACCCCAAACCTACCAGCCAAGGAAATGCTCCCAGAGGAGACCAAGGAAGACAAATCATTCTATCCAGACGCTGATACCATGAAACACCTAGAAGTTTATGAGAAGTTTGACCATAAATGGACAGGCAAATACAGCGACCTCTTTCTCCAGTTTAAAATGTACCGGAAGTAGGAGATTATCTACTATCGGAAATAATTTCAATCAGACAAAAAATAAAACCTAGCCATAGAAAATTAACCATTTTATGGCTAGGTTATTTATTAAAATAGATCATGAATTAGTAGAAAAATATACTTAATTATGCTATAATTTCGATAGAGTTAAAGGCATTTTAGCTTATGATTGAGGTAGTAGTTATGATTAAAAAAGCTATTTTTAGAGGAATTATTCCTTTTGTTATTATGACCAGTTTAGCATTTTTTATAAGACTTCAAGGGATTGATATTTTTCAGGTTAAAAGTACATTTTTGGTTGGTATTATTGCTACCTCGATAGCATCAGCCTCGGTAATTTATGAAATTGAAAAATGGTCGCTATTTAAACAATCTATTATACATTTTATCATTATGCTTTTTACTGTTCTTCCCTGTCTTCTATTTAGTGGATGGTATAAGTTGGTCTCAATTTTGGATTATCTCATTGTTTTAGGTCAATTCTTATTGGTTGGAAGTTTCTTGTGGGCTATCGCCTATATAATATTTGGGAAACTTCTAAAGAAATGAGTTGGGCATTAACCTTGACGAACTCCTTCAAAAACGATATAATACTAGAGTTGAGAATTGATTTTCAGTCATCTTAGTCCAGAGAAATGGCGGTGCTGCGAGCCATCTAAGCTAGGAAATCATGCTACTCAATCAGACAATTGCATAAGAACAAGAGAATGACAAGTTCATTGAATGAAGGTGGTACCGCGGTTTTTCGCCCTTCGTGATATGGACTTGTCTTTTGATTTTTGGAGGTGTTTATGAAGACATTTCTCGTGAAACAAAAGTTTCGACTTGGAGGCGAACGCTTCGATATCAAGGATGATAGAGGAGTAGTGAACTATCAGGTGGAGGGATCATTTTTCCAAATTCCTAAGACCTTTACCATCTATGACGCCTATGGTGAGCAAGTCAGTGAAATCAGCAAAGAATTTTTCACCTTACTTCCTCGCTTTAACATTCAGCTACGGGACGGGTCAAATTTCGTCATTCGTAAGAAGTTTACTTTCTTCAGAGATAAGTATGAATTTGACAACCTCGGTCTTCGTATCGAGGGCAATATCTGGGATTTGAATTTCAAATTACTAGATGATCGTGATCAGCTTGTCGCCGAGATTAGGAAAGAGATTTTCCATTTAACATCGACTTACAACGTAACCGTCTATGAAGACTCTTATGCAGATTTGGTTATTTCCCTCTGTGTCGCAATTGACTATGTGGAAATGCTGGAAAGCCAATCACATTAAACAAGTAAATAAGGAGATATTATGAAACAACTATCTAGTGCTCAAGTTCGCCAAATGTGGCTGGATTTCTGGGCAAGCAAAGGCCACTCTGTAGAACCATCAGTTAGCTTGGTTCCAGTAAACGACCCAACTCTTTTGTGGATTAACTCAGGAGTGGCAACTCTTAAGAAATACTTTGACGGGACTATCAAACCTGAAAATCCACGTATCACCAATGCGCAAAAGGCTATCCGTACCAACGACATCGAAAATGTCGGAAAAACTGCGCGTCACCATACTATGTTTGAAATGTTGGGGAACTTCTCTATCGGGGATTACTTCCGTGATGAAGCCATCACTTGGGCTTATGAGCTTTTGACAAGCCCAGAATGGTTTGACTTTCCAGCTGAAAAACTTTACATGACTTACTATCCAGACGATAAGGATTCTTACAACCGTTGGATTGAAGTAGGAGTGGATCCAAGTCACTTGATCCCAATCGAGGATAATTTCTGGGAAATCGGTGCTGGACCTTCTGGACCAGATACAGAGATCTTCTTTGACCGTGGAGAAGCCTTTGATCCAGAAAATATCGGTATTCGTCTTCTTGCAGAAGATATCGAAAACGACCGTTACATCGAAATCTGGAATATCGTTTTGTCACAATTTAACGCAGACCCTGCTGTTCCTCGTAGCGAGTACAAGGAATTGCCACACAAGAACATTGATACGGGTGCTGGTTTGGAGCGTTTGGTGGCGGTTATCCAGGGGGCTAAGACTAACTTTGAAACAGACCTCTTTATGCCGATCATCCGTGAAGTTGAGAAATTGTCTGGTAAGGTCTACGACCAAGATGGCGACAACATGAGCTTCAAGGTTATTGCGGACCACATCCGTTCCCTTTCATTTGCCATTGGGGATGGTGCCCTTCCAGGAAATGAAGGCCGTGGCTATGTCCTTCGTCGTCTTCTCCGTCGCGCTTCCATGCACGGTCAAAAATTGGGCATCAACGAGCCTTTCCTTTACAAACTCGTTCCAACTGTTGGAAAAATCATGGAAAGCTACTACCCAGAAGTCCTTGAAAAACGTGACTTTATCGAGAAAATTGTTAAGAGTGAAGAAGAGTCATTTGCCCGTACCCTTCACTCAGGTCAACACTTTGCGGAAACCATCGTAGCTGACTTGAAAGCGAAAGGTCAAAACGTTATCGCGGGGCAAGATGTCTTCAAACTCTACGATACTTACGGTTTCCCAGTGGAACTGACAGAAGAAATCGCTGATGAAGCTGGTGTGACTGTAGACCGTGAAGGTTTTGAAGCAGCCATGAAAGAGCAGCAAGAACGTGCGCGTGCGTCTGCTGTCAAAGGTGGATCTATGGGTATGCAGAATGAAACCCTTCAAAACATCACTGTAGAAAGTGTCTTCAACTACAATGCTAGTCAATTGCCTTCTAAATTGCTTGCTATCGTGGCTGACAATGCTGAAGTTGAAGCTGTTTCAGAAGGAACTGCCTCTCTCATCTTTGCAGAGACTCCGTTCTACGCGGAAATGGGTGGACAAGTAGCTGACCACGGTCAAATCTTGGATGCTGCAGGAAACCTTGTT includes the following:
- a CDS encoding LURP-one-related/scramblase family protein; the encoded protein is MKTFLVKQKFRLGGERFDIKDDRGVVNYQVEGSFFQIPKTFTIYDAYGEQVSEISKEFFTLLPRFNIQLRDGSNFVIRKKFTFFRDKYEFDNLGLRIEGNIWDLNFKLLDDRDQLVAEIRKEIFHLTSTYNVTVYEDSYADLVISLCVAIDYVEMLESQSH
- a CDS encoding DUF3021 family protein, producing MIKKAIFRGIIPFVIMTSLAFFIRLQGIDIFQVKSTFLVGIIATSIASASVIYEIEKWSLFKQSIIHFIIMLFTVLPCLLFSGWYKLVSILDYLIVLGQFLLVGSFLWAIAYIIFGKLLKK
- the alaS gene encoding alanine--tRNA ligase, which codes for MKQLSSAQVRQMWLDFWASKGHSVEPSVSLVPVNDPTLLWINSGVATLKKYFDGTIKPENPRITNAQKAIRTNDIENVGKTARHHTMFEMLGNFSIGDYFRDEAITWAYELLTSPEWFDFPAEKLYMTYYPDDKDSYNRWIEVGVDPSHLIPIEDNFWEIGAGPSGPDTEIFFDRGEAFDPENIGIRLLAEDIENDRYIEIWNIVLSQFNADPAVPRSEYKELPHKNIDTGAGLERLVAVIQGAKTNFETDLFMPIIREVEKLSGKVYDQDGDNMSFKVIADHIRSLSFAIGDGALPGNEGRGYVLRRLLRRASMHGQKLGINEPFLYKLVPTVGKIMESYYPEVLEKRDFIEKIVKSEEESFARTLHSGQHFAETIVADLKAKGQNVIAGQDVFKLYDTYGFPVELTEEIADEAGVTVDREGFEAAMKEQQERARASAVKGGSMGMQNETLQNITVESVFNYNASQLPSKLLAIVADNAEVEAVSEGTASLIFAETPFYAEMGGQVADHGQILDAAGNLVATVTDVQKAPNGQPLHTVEVLAPLALNQEYTLAIDTNRRHRVMKNHTATHLLHAALHNILGHHATQAGSLNEVEFLRFDFTHFQAVTPEELRAIEQQVNEKIWEAIAVETVETDIDTAKEMGAMALFGEKYGKEVRVVTIGDYSVELCGGTHVGNTSEIGLFKIVKEEGIGSGTRRILAVTGKEAFEAYREQEDALKAVAATLKIPQVKEVPHKVEGLQEQLRQLQKENAELKEKAAAAAAGDVFKDVKEVNGYRYIASQVSVSDAGALRTFADNWKQKDYSDLLVLVAAIGDKVNVLVASKTKDLHAGNLVKELAPIVDGRGGGKPDMAMAGGSNQAKIQDLLDAVAGKL